In Sphingobacteriaceae bacterium, the following proteins share a genomic window:
- a CDS encoding LacI family transcriptional regulator, translating into MKFETITIKDIAKALGLSISTVSRALRDSYEISAETKRIVTEYAQKMNYKPNQIALSLKERSSKAIGIVVSEIANNFFSQAINGIESIAYDKGYNVIITQTYGSYERELINVAHLASRSVDGLLVSLSSETTNVDHYQGLHDKNMPIVFFDCIANEIKTHKVISDNEQGAYDAVTHFIKNGYKKIAFLGNAPHLSTMQNRHAGYLKAHLENKIVPNPDYVKYCAHGGMVLNEVENSLQELFSMKVKPDAILTCGDNLTTRTLRYLKANNIKMPDDVALVGFSNRDLSELLNPSLSVVHQPAFDIGQNAINLLLQLIASKTKLEKFNYNVLPCQLFERESSFKKKKK; encoded by the coding sequence ATGAAATTTGAGACCATAACCATTAAGGATATTGCAAAGGCACTAGGGTTGTCAATCTCAACAGTATCGCGGGCCTTAAGAGATAGCTATGAAATTAGCGCCGAAACAAAACGCATAGTTACAGAGTACGCCCAAAAAATGAACTATAAGCCAAATCAGATTGCACTGAGTCTGAAGGAGCGTTCAAGTAAGGCTATTGGAATTGTTGTAAGTGAAATTGCAAATAATTTTTTCTCCCAGGCCATTAACGGAATTGAATCCATCGCCTATGATAAAGGATACAATGTTATTATCACACAAACCTATGGCTCATACGAAAGAGAGTTGATTAACGTAGCCCATCTTGCCTCTCGTTCTGTGGATGGCCTTTTGGTTTCCCTTTCTTCGGAAACCACCAACGTAGACCATTACCAGGGATTGCACGATAAAAATATGCCCATCGTATTTTTCGATTGTATTGCAAATGAAATAAAAACACATAAAGTTATTTCTGATAACGAGCAAGGAGCTTACGACGCAGTAACTCATTTTATTAAAAATGGCTACAAAAAAATTGCTTTTCTGGGAAATGCCCCGCATCTTTCTACCATGCAAAACAGGCACGCTGGCTATTTGAAAGCGCACCTTGAAAATAAAATTGTCCCTAACCCGGATTACGTGAAATACTGCGCACATGGTGGAATGGTTCTCAATGAAGTTGAAAATTCATTACAGGAACTGTTCAGTATGAAGGTGAAGCCGGATGCAATTCTTACTTGTGGAGATAATTTAACTACGAGAACGCTGCGTTATCTAAAGGCCAATAATATTAAAATGCCCGACGATGTGGCACTGGTTGGATTTTCTAACCGCGATTTAAGTGAACTGCTCAACCCCTCACTATCTGTGGTGCATCAACCCGCCTTTGATATAGGACAAAATGCTATAAATCTTTTACTTCAGTTAATAGCCAGTAAAACCAAGCTTGAAAAATTTAATTACAACGTTTTACCCTGCCAGTTATTTGAACGCGAATCTTCATTCAAGAAAAAGAAAAAATAA
- a CDS encoding GNAT family N-acetyltransferase, which yields MFKKNMEVKHDKRENSGIFYVENNGERIANLLYIFKDETVFSIEHTVVNPENEGKGIARKLVEAAVDFARKNNYKIIPACPYAKKVLEGSELYKDILF from the coding sequence TTGTTTAAAAAAAACATGGAAGTAAAACATGATAAACGCGAGAACTCCGGAATTTTTTATGTGGAAAACAATGGCGAACGTATTGCCAACCTGCTGTATATTTTTAAAGACGAAACTGTTTTTAGTATTGAACATACAGTGGTAAATCCTGAAAACGAAGGTAAGGGAATAGCCAGAAAACTTGTGGAAGCTGCAGTTGATTTTGCCCGGAAAAACAACTACAAAATCATTCCTGCTTGTCCCTATGCAAAAAAAGTGTTAGAAGGTTCAGAGCTTTATAAAGACATCCTGTTTTAG
- a CDS encoding TetR family transcriptional regulator, whose amino-acid sequence MDRKQKISEVALNLFAHKGYRSTTTQLIAQEAGVSEALIFKHFGNKEQLLTFIIKSGYKRVIEQNRGMMKESDPRKFIFNIIELPYKLVTEEPDFWELQSRLMFMDISGKQHAAFIKPVYALLVKAFSELDYKKPEKETELLLLLVDALWKLKITQPAEIKKMQAFIKEKYSL is encoded by the coding sequence ATGGATCGTAAACAAAAAATCAGTGAAGTGGCGCTTAATCTTTTCGCGCACAAGGGCTACAGAAGCACAACCACACAGCTTATAGCCCAGGAGGCTGGAGTTTCTGAAGCATTGATTTTTAAACATTTTGGAAACAAAGAGCAATTGCTCACTTTCATAATCAAAAGTGGATACAAGCGTGTGATCGAGCAAAATCGGGGCATGATGAAAGAAAGTGATCCGCGTAAATTTATTTTTAACATCATAGAATTACCTTATAAACTTGTTACAGAAGAGCCTGATTTTTGGGAATTACAATCCAGGCTTATGTTCATGGATATTTCCGGCAAACAACACGCTGCTTTTATCAAGCCCGTGTACGCCCTGCTGGTTAAGGCTTTTTCAGAACTTGATTATAAAAAGCCGGAAAAAGAAACAGAACTTTTACTCCTTTTGGTAGATGCTCTTTGGAAATTAAAAATTACGCAACCTGCAGAAATAAAAAAAATGCAAGCGTTCATCAAAGAAAAATATTCACTTTAA
- a CDS encoding NADP-dependent glyceraldehyde-3-phosphate dehydrogenase: MIIKEKVSFEKIFVSEDQIPAEYRLNEEINQNEFLINGEMKKWSGATHKVYSPVCIRTEKGLERKLIGTYPICGETEALEALAAAENAYDHGRGEWPSMSVSSRIKCVEKFVHHIIKKKDLTVKLIMWEIGKSYTDSVKEFDRTIEYIYATVDALKTMDRQASNFAIEQGIAGQARRVPLGVVLCMGPFNYPLNETYTTLIPAIIMGNTLLFKTPKHGTLLHYPLLEAFKECFPKGVVNSIYGRGADIVPVLMKSGKVNVLSLIGSSRVANDIKKLHPKVNRLRAVLGLDAKNAAIVSKHADLTQAVQETILGALSFNGQRCTALKIILVHRSLATEFIKGLNEAIAKLKYGMPWEPGVNLTPLPEPHKPGYLKECIDDAVAHGASVMNENGGATSESFVYPAVVYPVNDKMKLYHEEQFGPVIPIVPFDDISEAIQYMIDSTYGQQMSLFSNDSAEIAQVIDVAVNLVGRVNINSQSQRGPDSFPFTGRKDSAEGTLSVHDALRAFSIRSLVATKLTDNNKELINDIISNERSNFLSTKFIF; the protein is encoded by the coding sequence ATGATAATAAAAGAAAAAGTATCCTTCGAAAAAATATTCGTATCGGAAGATCAGATTCCCGCTGAATACCGTTTGAATGAAGAAATTAACCAGAATGAATTCCTCATTAACGGGGAAATGAAGAAATGGTCGGGAGCTACGCACAAAGTATATTCACCCGTTTGTATCAGAACAGAAAAAGGTTTAGAACGTAAACTCATTGGCACCTATCCTATTTGTGGCGAAACTGAAGCACTCGAGGCTCTGGCCGCAGCAGAAAACGCGTACGATCACGGGAGAGGCGAGTGGCCTTCAATGAGTGTGAGCAGCAGAATCAAATGCGTAGAGAAATTTGTTCATCATATCATAAAGAAAAAAGATCTTACTGTTAAACTCATTATGTGGGAGATCGGCAAATCGTACACCGATTCTGTAAAAGAGTTTGATCGCACCATTGAATACATTTACGCTACGGTTGACGCTTTAAAAACCATGGATCGCCAGGCCTCTAACTTTGCCATTGAGCAAGGCATAGCCGGACAAGCGCGCCGCGTTCCCCTGGGAGTTGTACTCTGCATGGGGCCATTTAATTATCCTTTAAACGAAACATATACAACGTTAATTCCCGCTATCATTATGGGAAATACTTTGTTATTTAAAACACCAAAGCATGGAACGCTTTTACATTACCCTCTGCTGGAAGCATTTAAAGAGTGTTTCCCAAAAGGTGTGGTAAATAGTATTTATGGAAGAGGTGCTGATATTGTTCCTGTATTAATGAAATCTGGTAAAGTAAATGTTCTTTCGCTTATCGGTTCTAGCCGCGTAGCTAATGATATTAAAAAATTACATCCAAAAGTAAACCGTCTTCGCGCAGTATTGGGATTAGATGCTAAAAATGCAGCAATCGTTTCTAAACATGCCGACTTAACACAGGCAGTACAGGAAACTATTTTAGGGGCTTTGTCCTTTAACGGTCAGCGGTGCACAGCTCTCAAAATTATTCTGGTACATCGTTCTCTGGCTACCGAATTTATTAAGGGACTTAATGAAGCTATCGCAAAATTAAAATATGGAATGCCATGGGAACCAGGTGTTAATCTTACTCCACTGCCTGAGCCCCATAAGCCAGGATATTTGAAAGAATGTATCGACGACGCGGTGGCTCACGGAGCAAGTGTTATGAACGAAAACGGTGGCGCAACTTCTGAGTCGTTTGTTTATCCTGCCGTTGTATATCCGGTAAATGATAAAATGAAATTATACCACGAAGAACAATTTGGTCCGGTAATTCCAATCGTTCCTTTTGATGATATAAGCGAAGCTATTCAATATATGATCGATTCAACTTACGGGCAACAAATGAGTTTGTTCAGTAACGATTCTGCAGAAATTGCACAGGTTATTGATGTTGCTGTAAATCTTGTAGGTCGTGTAAACATTAATAGTCAAAGCCAGCGCGGACCCGATTCTTTTCCTTTTACAGGCAGAAAAGACAGTGCTGAAGGAACTCTTTCAGTGCATGATGCTTTACGCGCTTTCTCCATCCGTTCACTCGTAGCAACCAAACTTACAGATAATAATAAAGAATTGATCAACGATATTATCAGTAACGAACGTTCAAATTTTTTAAGTACAAAGTTTATTTTCTAA
- a CDS encoding family 88 glycosyl hydrolase: MLNFKKIVSAFLFITFFSGSIPLNAQTLPDKKQVLSSMQLANSYFMAKWPDAGKDITVKEITRPSNIWTRAVYYEGLMELYKTDKQKKYLDYAVQWGEAHKWGLRKGVETRNADNQCCGQIYFDVYKLTKKPECIKDIKASIDLMVKSDKEDDWNWIDAIQMAMPVFVRLGVEYKDTSYFNKMYKLYAFAKYKHGGNGLYNAADKLWWRDKDFVPPYKEPNGEDCYWSRGNGWVVAALVRVLEKLPKSDPHYKEYLQDYKDMMGALLPIQHADGLWTASLHDSTNYGGKEITGSSLFIYGMAWGINNKLLDKKIYLPVIAKSWNTIVKDAVHADGFLGYVQGTGKEPKDGQPVTYTSVPDFEDYGLGCFLLAGTEIYKLKR, encoded by the coding sequence ATGCTTAATTTTAAAAAAATAGTTTCCGCTTTTCTTTTCATCACATTCTTTTCCGGATCTATTCCCCTGAATGCGCAAACCCTTCCCGATAAAAAACAAGTATTATCCTCTATGCAACTTGCCAATTCGTATTTCATGGCAAAATGGCCGGACGCAGGAAAAGATATTACCGTAAAAGAAATTACCCGCCCCAGCAATATATGGACAAGAGCCGTTTATTATGAAGGCCTCATGGAACTTTATAAAACAGACAAACAGAAGAAATACCTTGATTACGCGGTACAATGGGGCGAAGCTCATAAATGGGGCCTTCGCAAAGGAGTAGAAACCCGTAATGCTGATAATCAATGCTGCGGACAAATTTACTTTGATGTTTATAAACTAACCAAAAAACCAGAATGCATTAAGGACATAAAAGCATCTATTGACCTTATGGTTAAAAGTGATAAGGAAGATGACTGGAACTGGATTGACGCTATTCAAATGGCAATGCCTGTTTTTGTGCGACTTGGTGTGGAATACAAAGACACGAGTTATTTTAATAAAATGTACAAACTCTATGCTTTTGCAAAGTATAAACATGGAGGAAATGGCTTATATAATGCCGCCGATAAATTATGGTGGAGAGATAAAGATTTTGTTCCTCCGTATAAAGAGCCTAACGGTGAAGACTGCTACTGGAGTCGTGGTAATGGCTGGGTAGTTGCCGCACTGGTGCGCGTTTTAGAAAAATTACCAAAATCAGATCCACACTATAAAGAGTATTTACAGGATTATAAAGATATGATGGGCGCTTTATTGCCTATACAACACGCCGATGGACTTTGGACCGCCAGCCTGCACGATTCAACAAATTACGGAGGAAAAGAAATTACCGGAAGTTCGCTTTTTATTTATGGAATGGCCTGGGGAATAAATAATAAACTACTTGATAAAAAAATATACTTACCTGTTATTGCAAAATCATGGAATACAATTGTAAAAGATGCCGTTCATGCTGATGGTTTTTTAGGGTATGTTCAGGGAACGGGGAAAGAACCGAAAGACGGGCAACCTGTAACTTACACAAGCGTTCCGGACTTTGAAGATTATGGCCTGGGATGTTTCTTACTTGCAGGTACCGAAATCTATAAATTAAAACGTTAA
- a CDS encoding transcriptional regulator, with translation MDAKRMFELIKVNEYSSTPKYLQLYNSILDGIASGSIKKGDLLPSINELSFQLEISRDTAEKGYRSLKQKGVLGSVPGKGYFIENTDFTKPTRIFLLFNKLSAHKKIIYDSFAAAMGENVFIDLFIYNSDFGLFKKILANAKQDYSYYVIIPHFIEGGENAHEIINTIPKGKLIILDRSMPGIKGEYGAVYENFSKDIYSALTKAETRLRNYSTIKIIFPENSYYPEEIIEGVKRFCAEFKFECKVIPSVTHETINKGDVFINLMEDDLVVLIERIISQGLHIGTDIGIISYNEVPLKKIILKGITTVSTDFKLMGETAAKLVLEHSTSQVEIPFALILRESL, from the coding sequence ATGGATGCAAAAAGAATGTTTGAGCTGATAAAGGTGAATGAATACTCATCCACTCCTAAATATCTTCAGCTCTATAATTCTATATTAGACGGTATTGCTTCTGGTTCCATTAAGAAAGGCGATCTTCTTCCTTCTATCAACGAATTAAGTTTTCAACTTGAAATTTCGAGGGATACTGCCGAAAAAGGCTATAGATCGCTGAAACAAAAAGGCGTACTGGGCTCCGTTCCGGGCAAAGGCTATTTTATTGAGAATACAGATTTTACAAAACCAACACGTATTTTTTTATTGTTTAATAAACTCAGCGCGCACAAAAAAATCATTTATGATTCCTTCGCCGCAGCAATGGGCGAAAATGTTTTTATAGATCTTTTTATTTATAACAGCGATTTTGGTTTGTTCAAAAAAATACTCGCCAACGCTAAGCAGGATTATTCTTATTATGTGATCATTCCCCATTTTATTGAGGGAGGTGAAAATGCACATGAAATTATCAATACAATCCCCAAAGGAAAATTAATTATATTGGATAGATCTATGCCCGGCATTAAAGGCGAGTATGGTGCTGTCTACGAAAATTTCTCCAAGGATATCTATTCTGCGCTTACAAAAGCTGAAACACGCCTGAGAAATTATTCCACGATAAAAATAATTTTTCCCGAAAACAGTTACTATCCCGAAGAAATTATTGAAGGTGTAAAACGCTTTTGTGCAGAATTTAAATTCGAGTGTAAAGTAATTCCTTCTGTAACGCATGAAACAATTAATAAAGGCGATGTTTTTATTAATTTAATGGAAGATGATCTGGTGGTCTTAATCGAACGCATTATTTCTCAGGGCCTTCATATCGGAACAGATATCGGAATCATTTCTTACAACGAAGTGCCTCTGAAAAAAATAATCCTCAAAGGAATAACAACTGTCTCTACAGATTTTAAACTCATGGGCGAAACGGCCGCAAAGCTTGTACTTGAGCATTCTACAAGCCAGGTCGAAATCCCCTTCGCTCTTATTTTAAGAGAGTCTCTTTAA
- a CDS encoding SusC/RagA family protein: protein MRKRLHTLNRAALTCLLLMTASLITAQTRNITGRLISAGNDTLVGAVVKQKGTNVGTQTGPDGSYSLTVPDTANVTLIFSYIGYADKEVVVGLQSSASPVMEDDSKILDDVVVVGYGTVKKSDLTGSVASIKPDELKKVPTANIMESIQGKVAGVDITRTSGEAGAAVNVTVRGNRSITAGNGPLYIVDGVQYSNIQDINPNDIQSMEVLKDASSTAIYGSRGSNGVIIVTTKRGASGKTKVFFNSYTGFSQVEGMPEGLSGEQYIALRREAYRTNGIWNSVADDPKIFNGAELGWIADGTSTNYVDKLVHNGLQQDYQIGISGGTNKLKSYFSLDYYQEKGIVKLDELKRYTGRVNLDYSVNKYFKVGTQTQITYYDQSKRSNAMTKALGTTPLGPAFDDGGTLIYYPGTGANPNPLADEQANVYSNLGNTLRIFPTVYAELTPFKGFTARTNVSLNMTSAQEGLYAGAFSVGQLGTVSKSSMTNNNNNNLDWQGILNYTKEIKNHSFGITALTELIQNKTVTMNAQGQNQLVASQLFYNVGANTQNVAIASGYSKTALVSFAGRVNYAFKSRYLLTATMRSDGASVLAEGNKWDYFPSVAAGWRFSEEKFFAGAKKTFNTAKLRASYGLAGNASVAAYSSQNTLIRIPFAYGDNSATGYVYNSQIGNPDLKWEKSATADIGLDIGMLNDRIQFTGDVYDTHTNNLLLNRVLPLSTGVSAVTENVGKTRNRGIELSLTSVNIQKKNFQWSTTVTFMKNKEEVKELVGGVNILNIGTSSNPQYLVVGSPVNTFFDYQKVGIWQLGQEDEAAKFGQKPGDIHVKDVNGDGKINTDDRTVLGSQVPKWSGGFNSEFKYKGFDLSFYIYARVGQKVYLNNTGNLYDPRVQWNSVNMNGFDYWTPENPTNDLPRPNSNLTYSSLQYYNTIGYMNGSFVKLRNVQIGYTFPTRITQKVKIERLKVYVTGKNLITWSKTKNYDPEMNGSLNNPLVRLFIGGVNIDF, encoded by the coding sequence ATGAGAAAACGACTACACACACTAAATCGAGCCGCATTAACATGTCTCTTGTTAATGACTGCATCTCTAATTACTGCACAAACACGTAATATTACGGGCCGCCTTATAAGCGCCGGTAATGACACCCTCGTGGGTGCAGTGGTTAAGCAGAAAGGAACAAATGTTGGAACACAAACTGGACCGGATGGAAGTTATTCCCTTACAGTTCCGGATACTGCAAATGTTACACTCATATTTTCTTACATAGGATATGCCGACAAAGAAGTTGTTGTAGGATTGCAATCTTCTGCCAGCCCTGTAATGGAAGACGACTCAAAAATTTTAGACGACGTTGTTGTGGTTGGTTATGGTACCGTTAAGAAAAGTGATCTTACCGGATCGGTTGCAAGCATTAAACCCGACGAACTCAAAAAAGTTCCGACTGCCAATATTATGGAATCTATTCAGGGTAAAGTTGCCGGTGTGGATATTACGAGAACAAGTGGAGAGGCCGGCGCGGCGGTTAATGTAACCGTTCGTGGTAACCGTTCGATTACGGCAGGTAACGGACCGTTATATATAGTTGACGGAGTTCAATACTCGAACATCCAGGATATCAATCCTAACGACATTCAAAGTATGGAAGTTCTAAAAGACGCGTCCTCTACTGCTATTTATGGATCACGCGGTTCAAACGGTGTTATTATCGTTACTACCAAAAGAGGTGCCTCGGGAAAAACAAAAGTGTTCTTTAACAGTTACACAGGTTTTTCGCAGGTGGAAGGGATGCCGGAAGGTTTGAGCGGTGAGCAGTACATTGCGCTTCGCCGTGAAGCCTACCGTACTAACGGAATATGGAACAGCGTTGCAGATGATCCTAAAATTTTTAACGGTGCTGAATTAGGCTGGATTGCCGATGGCACTTCAACAAATTATGTTGACAAATTAGTACACAACGGCCTGCAACAAGATTATCAAATTGGTATTTCAGGTGGAACAAACAAATTAAAATCTTATTTCTCGTTAGACTACTATCAAGAAAAAGGCATTGTGAAATTAGACGAGTTGAAACGCTACACCGGTCGCGTTAACCTGGATTATTCTGTAAATAAGTATTTCAAAGTTGGAACACAAACACAGATAACCTATTATGACCAAAGTAAGAGATCGAATGCTATGACAAAAGCCCTTGGTACAACACCACTAGGACCCGCTTTTGACGACGGAGGAACATTAATTTATTATCCCGGAACAGGAGCCAATCCAAATCCTTTAGCTGACGAGCAAGCGAATGTATATTCCAACCTTGGCAACACTTTAAGAATTTTTCCTACTGTTTACGCTGAATTAACTCCATTTAAGGGATTCACGGCCAGAACAAATGTGTCGTTAAATATGACCTCTGCACAGGAAGGCTTGTATGCCGGAGCATTTAGCGTTGGCCAACTAGGTACGGTTTCAAAATCAAGTATGACAAACAATAACAATAATAATCTTGATTGGCAGGGAATTTTAAATTACACCAAAGAAATTAAAAACCATTCTTTTGGAATTACTGCATTAACAGAATTGATCCAAAACAAAACGGTTACTATGAATGCGCAGGGTCAAAACCAATTGGTAGCCTCACAGCTATTTTACAATGTTGGTGCCAACACTCAAAACGTAGCCATTGCAAGTGGTTATTCAAAAACGGCATTAGTGTCTTTCGCGGGTCGCGTTAATTACGCTTTTAAAAGCAGGTATTTGTTAACAGCTACCATGCGCAGCGATGGAGCATCTGTTCTTGCTGAAGGCAACAAATGGGATTACTTTCCTTCAGTAGCTGCGGGCTGGCGTTTCAGCGAAGAGAAATTCTTCGCAGGAGCTAAGAAAACTTTCAACACTGCTAAATTAAGAGCCAGTTATGGATTAGCGGGTAATGCCTCAGTAGCTGCTTATTCTTCTCAAAACACTTTAATCAGAATTCCTTTTGCTTATGGTGATAATTCAGCAACCGGATATGTTTACAATTCACAAATTGGTAACCCCGATCTTAAATGGGAAAAATCAGCAACTGCAGATATCGGACTTGATATAGGAATGTTGAATGATAGAATTCAGTTTACGGGTGATGTATACGACACACACACAAACAACTTATTATTGAACCGTGTTCTTCCGCTTTCTACCGGTGTAAGCGCCGTAACTGAAAACGTTGGAAAAACCCGTAACCGTGGGATTGAACTATCGTTAACTTCAGTGAATATCCAAAAGAAAAATTTTCAATGGAGTACTACTGTTACCTTTATGAAAAATAAAGAAGAAGTTAAAGAACTTGTTGGCGGTGTAAACATTTTAAATATCGGAACATCTTCAAATCCACAATACTTAGTAGTTGGTTCACCCGTTAACACCTTTTTTGATTACCAAAAGGTTGGCATCTGGCAATTAGGTCAGGAAGATGAGGCTGCTAAATTTGGACAAAAACCCGGAGATATTCATGTGAAAGACGTGAATGGTGACGGCAAAATAAATACTGATGACCGTACTGTTCTTGGGTCGCAGGTTCCAAAATGGAGCGGTGGATTTAATTCTGAATTCAAATACAAGGGATTTGATTTGAGTTTTTACATCTACGCACGTGTTGGTCAAAAAGTTTATTTAAACAACACCGGGAATCTTTACGATCCGCGCGTACAATGGAACAGTGTTAACATGAATGGTTTTGATTACTGGACACCTGAAAATCCAACAAACGATCTTCCTCGTCCGAACTCTAACTTAACTTATAGCAGCCTTCAATACTATAACACTATTGGTTATATGAATGGTTCTTTTGTGAAGTTAAGAAATGTTCAAATTGGCTATACTTTCCCGACGAGAATTACACAAAAAGTTAAAATCGAAAGACTTAAAGTATACGTAACAGGAAAAAATCTCATCACCTGGAGCAAGACCAAAAATTATGATCCGGAAATGAACGGCTCGTTAAATAATCCTTTAGTAAGATTATTCATTGGTGGTGTAAATATTGATTTCTAA
- a CDS encoding RagB/SusD family nutrient uptake outer membrane protein, which translates to MKYSYIKAGLLITILSISVVACKKKLEEYNPSGLTDQSVYTTPAGFESLVNGAYSFQRWWYGKVQGYAISEMGTDLWASGSADQYPELTQYTNLQGVSEPVTTEWSKLYAAVNMCNTGLAKIDGSGLSAALIKTRTAELKFLRAFYYWHIVEMWGGVNFSTVPTEGIVTTANKTPVEKFYEQIFADLTDAIAGLPNTTADYGRATKPAAEAFMARMCITRGRHADAITYANNVITKYTFSLLPNYADLWKMSNLQNKEIVYAVNYSSNLLLNDRTDPVNYPTGDGNGSNNGHLFFVMKYDDQPGMARDINGGRPYNRWMPSRFLLDLFTTGDTRYDASFNQVWYSNSATRPAGMALGDTALFATKKSIAVKSTKYKTFDRDVVYNANGSAKNRLQYVALKKFMDPTRTSVNEQQSARDAYVIRLPEMYLIIAEANLALGNTAAAATAINTVRQRAAGGTNVLDITAADVTLDFILDERAREFAGEQLRWFDLKRTNTLVSRVQAHNPDVAAKIQSYHIVRPIPQSQIDAVTNKGEFSQNPGYQ; encoded by the coding sequence ATGAAATATTCATATATAAAAGCAGGTTTATTAATCACAATTCTATCAATATCAGTTGTGGCTTGCAAGAAAAAACTTGAAGAATACAATCCAAGCGGATTAACAGATCAAAGTGTTTATACCACTCCGGCAGGTTTTGAGAGCCTGGTAAACGGAGCCTATTCCTTCCAGCGCTGGTGGTACGGAAAAGTTCAGGGGTATGCTATCTCAGAAATGGGCACGGACCTTTGGGCAAGTGGCTCTGCAGATCAGTATCCTGAATTAACGCAATACACAAACTTACAAGGTGTAAGCGAGCCGGTTACTACTGAATGGTCGAAGCTTTATGCTGCGGTGAATATGTGTAACACCGGCCTTGCAAAAATTGACGGTTCAGGATTAAGTGCAGCTCTAATTAAAACACGTACCGCTGAATTAAAATTTTTAAGAGCATTTTATTATTGGCATATAGTAGAGATGTGGGGCGGCGTTAATTTTAGTACTGTGCCTACCGAAGGTATTGTTACGACTGCAAACAAGACCCCCGTTGAAAAATTCTATGAGCAAATTTTTGCCGACCTTACTGATGCTATTGCAGGATTGCCAAACACAACTGCAGACTATGGCAGAGCAACAAAACCAGCAGCCGAGGCTTTTATGGCAAGGATGTGTATAACGCGCGGACGTCACGCAGATGCAATTACTTACGCAAATAACGTGATTACCAAATACACTTTTTCCCTTTTACCAAACTATGCTGATCTCTGGAAAATGTCAAATCTTCAAAATAAAGAAATCGTGTATGCAGTAAATTACTCCTCTAATTTATTATTAAACGACCGTACTGATCCTGTAAACTACCCAACCGGCGACGGTAATGGAAGTAACAATGGTCATCTTTTCTTTGTTATGAAATATGATGATCAACCTGGGATGGCAAGAGATATAAATGGCGGACGACCATACAATCGCTGGATGCCTTCGCGCTTTTTACTTGATTTATTTACTACCGGCGACACACGTTACGACGCCTCATTTAACCAGGTTTGGTATTCTAATTCGGCTACACGCCCAGCAGGTATGGCACTTGGTGACACGGCGCTTTTCGCGACAAAAAAATCGATAGCTGTAAAATCAACCAAGTACAAAACATTTGACAGAGATGTTGTATACAATGCAAACGGGTCTGCGAAAAACAGATTACAGTATGTGGCTTTGAAAAAATTCATGGATCCAACACGTACATCAGTTAACGAACAACAAAGTGCGAGAGATGCGTATGTGATCAGGCTGCCGGAAATGTACCTGATTATTGCAGAGGCAAATTTAGCTTTGGGTAACACGGCTGCGGCAGCCACAGCAATTAATACAGTGAGACAAAGAGCGGCTGGTGGGACTAATGTTCTTGATATAACAGCAGCCGACGTAACTCTTGATTTTATACTGGATGAGAGAGCCCGTGAATTTGCAGGTGAACAATTGCGCTGGTTTGACTTAAAACGTACTAATACCTTAGTTAGCCGCGTTCAGGCTCATAATCCGGATGTGGCCGCAAAAATTCAATCTTATCATATAGTTCGTCCGATTCCTCAAAGTCAGATTGATGCTGTAACAAATAAAGGAGAGTTTTCACAAAATCCTGGTTACCAATAG